One genomic window of Leptospira paudalimensis includes the following:
- a CDS encoding TRAP transporter large permease, which translates to MGSWGILILLLALILLRQPLIVLMGAITVYCYYFLPDPPLESFQELNSIIGDLFFAGDKEILLAIPLFIIAGNLMTHGSIARRLIRIAQAMTAPIPAGLAIAGVFSCGIFAAISGSSPVTLIAIGGLMYPSLTKAGYPTQFSMGLLASGGTLGIIIPPSIPMIVYAIMVGVSVTDLFIAGIGPGILLMSLLMIYSVFRAGNVGRGKWDWAEIRIAWKEGILALMMPVVILGGIYSGFFTATESAAIAVFYAILVEVFIHKELSFPKIPKIMAESAEMLGILFLILILAVSLNKFMIENEIPQNLVAKMSELISSPVTFLIGVNILLLIVGMFMDIMSAILVLAPLLAPMAVNYGINPVHFGIIMIVNLEIGYLTPPVGVNLFVASGIFKQPLGKVIQSVAPIVGMFLIGLILISWIPEISLGLLGGEATAPSP; encoded by the coding sequence ATGGGTTCTTGGGGAATACTCATACTCTTACTTGCCTTAATTTTACTTAGGCAACCATTGATCGTACTCATGGGTGCGATCACAGTGTACTGTTATTACTTTTTACCAGATCCACCTCTTGAGTCTTTTCAAGAACTCAATAGTATCATTGGGGATTTATTTTTTGCAGGTGATAAAGAGATCCTTCTTGCGATTCCACTTTTCATCATTGCAGGGAATTTGATGACCCATGGTAGTATTGCCAGACGACTGATCCGCATTGCTCAGGCAATGACAGCTCCGATTCCAGCAGGGCTTGCCATCGCAGGTGTTTTCTCCTGTGGGATTTTTGCTGCGATTTCTGGATCATCCCCAGTGACTCTCATTGCCATCGGTGGACTCATGTATCCTTCCCTTACAAAGGCAGGTTACCCAACTCAGTTTTCGATGGGACTACTTGCTTCTGGAGGGACTCTCGGTATCATCATTCCACCGAGTATTCCAATGATTGTTTATGCAATCATGGTAGGAGTATCAGTGACAGATCTTTTCATTGCAGGGATTGGTCCTGGAATATTACTCATGAGTTTACTTATGATTTATTCCGTGTTCCGTGCAGGAAATGTTGGTCGTGGGAAATGGGACTGGGCAGAAATTCGAATTGCTTGGAAAGAAGGCATTCTTGCTCTCATGATGCCAGTTGTGATCCTGGGTGGAATTTATTCTGGATTTTTCACAGCGACTGAATCCGCAGCCATTGCCGTATTTTATGCAATCCTTGTAGAAGTGTTCATTCACAAAGAATTAAGTTTTCCGAAAATTCCGAAAATCATGGCAGAAAGTGCTGAGATGCTCGGGATCTTATTTCTCATCTTAATCCTTGCGGTGAGTTTGAATAAGTTCATGATCGAAAATGAAATTCCGCAAAACCTAGTGGCAAAAATGTCAGAACTCATTTCTAGTCCTGTCACCTTTCTCATTGGTGTGAACATTCTACTTCTCATCGTAGGTATGTTCATGGATATCATGAGTGCGATTCTAGTACTTGCACCTCTTCTTGCTCCTATGGCTGTCAATTATGGAATCAATCCAGTTCACTTTGGTATCATCATGATTGTGAATTTGGAAATCGGTTATTTGACTCCTCCAGTTGGTGTGAATTTATTTGTGGCATCAGGGATCTTCAAACAACCGTTAGGAAAAGTGATACAATCAGTTGCACCAATTGTGGGAATGTTTCTCATTGGACTCATCCTTATCAGTTGGATCCCAGAAATTTCACTTGGACTTCTGGGTGGAGAAGCGACTGCACCTAGCCCATAA
- a CDS encoding J domain-containing protein: MDKKLLLNDSLHFLGLSSGYTESELKDSYHKLAKKYHPDSGEFTSDVMFVELNKHYENLKEFLLIHPEETMVDPNGNREGSHPKNTNQSPNETLENKPSKDPVFQEYKLAKEKETEVILRYYEKRNLHPIELSSALNKELVQLQKELEPVLQVYANILKQHPTSLWASDAKNSLERLRVWWSKE; encoded by the coding sequence ATGGACAAAAAACTACTGTTAAATGATTCGTTACATTTTTTAGGATTAAGTTCTGGGTATACCGAGTCTGAATTAAAAGATTCTTATCACAAACTAGCAAAAAAATACCACCCAGATAGCGGTGAATTTACAAGTGATGTGATGTTTGTGGAGTTAAACAAACATTACGAAAACTTAAAGGAATTCCTACTCATCCACCCAGAGGAAACGATGGTGGATCCGAATGGAAACAGAGAAGGTTCCCATCCTAAAAATACCAATCAAAGTCCAAATGAAACTTTGGAGAACAAACCTTCCAAAGATCCGGTTTTCCAAGAATATAAATTAGCCAAGGAAAAAGAGACAGAAGTTATCCTTCGTTATTATGAAAAACGAAACCTACATCCCATTGAACTTTCGAGTGCATTGAATAAAGAACTCGTACAATTACAGAAAGAATTGGAACCAGTTTTGCAGGTGTATGCCAACATTCTAAAACAACATCCCACTAGTTTATGGGCTAGTGATGCAAAAAATTCCTTGGAGCGACTTCGTGTTTGGTGGTCAAAGGAATAA
- a CDS encoding flagellar protein FlgN, translated as MKQISYKHLLQKKIQLLNSLITNLKREEELLSYRDADTAVKIEFKNETLVRKLEELDAEILEHQELDVHTEEEIALSETVFSKLDEARTLQQKVQELLVFEMNESKKEYWEFSIKRRLKSHLVFSSGLSWTKNYC; from the coding sequence ATGAAACAAATATCTTATAAACACTTACTGCAGAAAAAAATCCAACTACTGAATTCCCTGATCACGAATCTAAAACGAGAAGAAGAATTATTATCCTACAGAGATGCAGATACAGCTGTTAAGATTGAGTTTAAGAATGAGACTCTTGTCCGAAAATTGGAAGAGTTGGACGCAGAAATATTAGAACACCAAGAACTAGATGTTCATACTGAAGAAGAAATTGCCCTTTCCGAAACTGTTTTTTCTAAATTAGATGAGGCAAGAACCCTCCAACAAAAAGTCCAAGAATTGCTTGTATTCGAAATGAATGAAAGTAAAAAAGAATATTGGGAATTCAGTATCAAACGAAGGTTAAAATCTCATTTGGTATTTTCCTCTGGTCTTTCATGGACAAAAAACTACTGTTAA
- the fliS gene encoding flagellar export chaperone FliS, with translation MSLARKTGASAYNEYKANEISTVSQIKLIVMLFDGAIRFLGVAKDNMTPRKYDVVNNNIIKTQDIITELLLSLNMEEGKEVANNLLSLYIYLKKRLLEANMRKDKAIIDECIKILGELKVSWEELEKKEPQSPQQNLGQRTTGISITG, from the coding sequence ATGTCGCTTGCGAGAAAAACCGGTGCCTCTGCTTACAATGAATACAAAGCCAACGAGATCTCTACCGTTAGCCAAATCAAATTGATTGTCATGTTATTTGATGGGGCCATCCGTTTCCTTGGTGTTGCAAAAGACAATATGACTCCAAGAAAGTATGATGTCGTAAACAACAACATCATCAAAACCCAAGACATCATCACAGAATTACTTTTGTCACTCAATATGGAAGAGGGGAAAGAAGTCGCAAATAACCTTTTGTCCTTGTACATTTATCTCAAAAAAAGACTACTCGAAGCAAATATGCGTAAGGACAAGGCGATCATTGATGAGTGCATTAAAATTTTAGGAGAACTAAAAGTTTCCTGGGAAGAGTTGGAGAAAAAAGAACCACAATCTCCACAACAAAATTTAGGCCAAAGGACAACTGGAATCTCCATCACTGGTTAA
- the purN gene encoding phosphoribosylglycinamide formyltransferase, which translates to MGKTKRVVFLASGRGSNFSASVEFIRKKKLKLDIQALVSDNPEAKALSIAKKFGISTKVIPYHTYTSKLDYHRDLLHQVESYSPDLIVACGYMRILKPDFVGRFPNQIINVHPSLLPAFPGLDSQKQALEYGVKIAGCTVHFVWEGVDTGPIILQKAIAIRPEWTEKELSLAILKEEHKALPLAIQLFCEDKLKIKERKVEILK; encoded by the coding sequence ATGGGAAAAACAAAACGTGTTGTTTTTTTGGCTTCAGGCAGAGGGTCAAATTTTTCGGCTTCGGTCGAATTTATCCGTAAAAAGAAGCTGAAATTAGACATCCAGGCATTAGTTTCCGACAATCCAGAAGCTAAAGCCCTTTCCATCGCTAAAAAATTCGGGATTTCCACCAAAGTGATCCCATACCACACATACACGTCCAAATTGGACTACCACAGAGACTTACTCCACCAAGTGGAATCCTATTCCCCAGACCTGATTGTTGCCTGCGGGTATATGAGGATTCTCAAGCCTGACTTTGTCGGTCGTTTTCCAAACCAAATCATCAATGTCCACCCAAGCCTACTACCAGCCTTCCCTGGGCTCGATTCCCAAAAACAAGCCTTGGAATATGGAGTCAAAATTGCAGGTTGCACTGTACATTTTGTTTGGGAAGGAGTGGATACAGGCCCCATCATTTTACAAAAAGCGATTGCCATTCGCCCTGAATGGACTGAAAAAGAATTATCCTTGGCAATCCTTAAGGAAGAACACAAAGCCCTTCCCCTCGCTATACAACTGTTTTGTGAAGATAAATTAAAAATCAAAGAACGAAAGGTAGAAATCCTAAAATGA
- the purH gene encoding bifunctional phosphoribosylaminoimidazolecarboxamide formyltransferase/IMP cyclohydrolase, translating to MIQIKRALVSVSDKTGITEICSFLAKNGVEILSTGGTYDALSKAGIPVKKVDEFTGFPEILHGRVKTLHPKIHGGLLGDTTNPDHLKQMETNGIVPITLVIVNLYPFVKTVMKPDVTLEDAIENIDIGGPSMLRSAAKNHKNVVVLTDPKDYESFQTEFTANSGKISRETAFGYAAKVFSETASYDSAISTYFNKRLGIKYPDKITFAFNKKQKLRYGENPHQDAAFYEPLFLKSQFEALQGKELSFNNMLDFDAAFHVASLLPKNAVSIVKHLNPCGIAFGETVLESFELARKTDPISAFGGIIGIHGRVEKEAAEEITKNFVEGVIAESFSNEALEIFSKKPNIRLIPIAKFDEALDELDLRSLHHGLLIQNRDYDLITKDKLKIVSKKQPTEDDLEGLMFAWNCVKFIKSNAIVYTDQNSTLGIGAGQMSRVDSVELGAMKAQKVGLSVVGSYVGSDAFFPFRDGIDAIAKVGAKAIIQPGGSIRDEEVIQAADEHGLIMVFTGMRHFRH from the coding sequence ATGATACAAATCAAAAGAGCACTTGTTTCTGTTTCTGATAAAACAGGAATCACTGAAATCTGTTCCTTCCTTGCGAAAAACGGAGTGGAAATTTTGTCCACTGGTGGAACGTATGATGCTTTATCAAAGGCTGGCATCCCTGTCAAAAAGGTAGATGAGTTTACTGGTTTTCCAGAAATCTTACATGGCCGAGTGAAAACCCTCCACCCTAAAATACACGGTGGATTACTTGGTGATACAACCAATCCTGACCATTTAAAACAAATGGAAACCAATGGAATTGTACCAATTACTCTCGTGATTGTCAATTTGTACCCTTTTGTAAAAACTGTAATGAAACCAGATGTGACTCTCGAAGACGCGATCGAGAACATTGATATCGGTGGACCATCTATGTTACGTTCGGCGGCAAAAAACCACAAAAATGTTGTCGTTTTAACAGATCCAAAAGATTACGAATCCTTCCAGACAGAATTTACGGCTAACTCGGGAAAAATCTCTAGAGAAACTGCTTTTGGTTATGCGGCAAAAGTGTTTTCAGAAACAGCATCCTATGATTCAGCAATCTCAACCTACTTCAATAAACGTTTAGGTATCAAATACCCTGACAAAATCACATTTGCATTTAATAAAAAACAAAAACTTCGTTATGGTGAAAACCCACACCAAGATGCTGCATTTTACGAACCTTTGTTCCTTAAATCTCAATTTGAAGCCTTACAAGGAAAAGAACTTTCCTTTAACAATATGTTAGATTTTGATGCAGCTTTCCACGTGGCAAGTTTACTTCCGAAAAATGCAGTATCCATTGTAAAACACCTAAATCCATGCGGAATCGCATTTGGAGAAACTGTTTTGGAATCGTTTGAACTCGCAAGGAAAACGGATCCAATATCAGCATTTGGTGGAATCATTGGAATCCATGGACGAGTGGAAAAAGAGGCGGCAGAGGAAATCACAAAGAACTTTGTAGAAGGTGTGATTGCAGAAAGTTTTTCAAACGAAGCATTAGAAATTTTCTCAAAAAAACCGAACATTCGTTTGATCCCAATTGCAAAGTTTGATGAAGCACTTGATGAATTGGATTTACGATCCCTTCACCATGGCCTTCTCATCCAAAACAGAGATTATGACCTCATCACCAAAGACAAATTGAAAATCGTTTCGAAAAAACAACCAACGGAAGACGATTTGGAAGGATTGATGTTTGCATGGAATTGCGTGAAGTTTATCAAATCCAATGCTATTGTGTACACTGACCAAAATTCAACACTTGGAATTGGTGCAGGCCAAATGTCTCGAGTGGATTCTGTTGAACTTGGTGCAATGAAAGCGCAGAAAGTAGGACTATCCGTTGTAGGATCCTATGTCGGAAGTGATGCATTTTTTCCATTCCGTGATGGGATTGATGCCATTGCAAAAGTTGGTGCAAAAGCAATCATCCAACCAGGTGGTTCCATTCGAGACGAAGAAGTAATCCAAGCTGCGGACGAACATGGACTCATCATGGTCTTCACAGGAATGAGGCATTTCCGTCACTAA
- the fsa gene encoding fructose-6-phosphate aldolase, producing the protein MNLFLDTANIDEIKKVHELGLLDGITTNPSIIAKSGRKFTEVIKEICSFVKGPVSAEVLATDAPTMIKEGLELSKIAENVVVKVPLIPEGIKAVNAFAEKGIQTNVTLCFTANQALLAAKAGASFISPFVGRLDDVGYDGLDLISEIREIYDNYGIETQILAASVRHPIHFKEVALRGADCVTLPYSVFEMLFKHPLTDSGLAKFVEDSKKLNW; encoded by the coding sequence ATGAATTTATTTTTAGACACAGCCAACATTGACGAAATCAAAAAAGTCCATGAATTAGGCTTACTTGACGGTATCACCACTAACCCATCCATCATTGCAAAATCAGGCCGCAAATTCACAGAAGTCATCAAAGAAATCTGTAGTTTTGTAAAAGGACCTGTGAGTGCTGAAGTTCTTGCAACTGATGCCCCTACAATGATCAAAGAAGGTTTAGAACTTTCTAAAATTGCTGAAAACGTAGTCGTAAAAGTGCCTTTAATCCCTGAAGGGATCAAAGCAGTCAATGCGTTTGCAGAAAAAGGGATCCAAACAAACGTTACACTTTGTTTTACAGCAAACCAAGCGTTACTTGCAGCAAAAGCAGGAGCAAGTTTTATTTCTCCATTCGTTGGCCGATTGGATGATGTTGGTTATGATGGACTCGATCTGATTTCTGAGATCCGTGAAATCTATGATAATTATGGAATCGAAACACAAATCCTTGCTGCATCGGTTCGCCATCCGATTCATTTCAAAGAAGTTGCGTTACGTGGAGCTGATTGTGTGACTTTACCATACTCTGTATTTGAAATGTTATTCAAACACCCACTAACAGATAGTGGTCTTGCTAAATTTGTGGAAGACTCAAAAAAACTAAATTGGTAA
- a CDS encoding HPP family protein, with amino-acid sequence MPLKSRFKNIPYKIKAPLLAKRNKLSYRFAIWSFLSSTISIWSILIITNLSGHTLLIGSFGATSVLLFAVPDAPLSQPRNLIGGHLLSAMIAVLLVYLFGTNFFTIGLSVGLSILVMYLTHTLHPPGGATALIGVIGGVGVDFIFFPVMVGVFVLLVNALVVNNLVHHRKYPVVWF; translated from the coding sequence ATACCGCTGAAAAGTAGATTTAAGAATATTCCTTACAAAATTAAGGCGCCACTTCTTGCAAAACGGAACAAATTATCCTATCGATTTGCGATCTGGAGTTTTTTAAGTAGTACGATTTCCATTTGGTCGATTTTAATCATCACCAATCTTTCTGGTCATACCCTTCTCATAGGATCCTTTGGTGCCACTTCGGTATTGTTATTTGCTGTCCCTGATGCACCTTTATCACAACCAAGAAATTTGATTGGTGGTCATCTTTTATCAGCAATGATTGCTGTTTTACTTGTGTATCTGTTTGGGACCAATTTTTTCACAATTGGTTTATCGGTAGGGTTATCGATTCTTGTGATGTACCTGACTCATACCTTACACCCACCAGGAGGGGCCACAGCACTCATAGGTGTGATTGGAGGAGTAGGAGTGGATTTTATTTTTTTCCCAGTTATGGTAGGGGTGTTTGTGCTGTTAGTAAATGCTCTTGTTGTGAACAATTTAGTGCACCACCGGAAGTATCCGGTGGTTTGGTTTTAG
- a CDS encoding DUF1574 domain-containing protein: MKSKPFLFYPVVLFLFIFVIDKIFLLPVFHDEFLQAGNSVFYFQRKVLKDRLLKDPDLKEKKLTLVFGDSRSYPFSEIGIPEPYKKNWTLYNFSSPQGIPMNSYIQFQEILESGVTPDFLILSLSPEAFDDSKGFILSPFLRMGCDSNCIETVWEDVPFKEKWDYLLDRVFAIRSIEFNLSLFTSRLKQGKLKEYKSSHNKEFQLINYTKGEYLMYGVQSNPIEKIKNDTIRIGNLYMRSYSIGSSQFPYVEKILKITKEKKIKTLVLWPKVFPEYYSYYEKFHIKEVWWDKVETLAKQYDAKTLNWNTPNTCDLFNDASHQSAFCFVDQMKEIWINTAEK, from the coding sequence TTGAAATCAAAACCATTTTTATTTTATCCAGTTGTTCTCTTTTTATTTATCTTTGTCATAGATAAAATTTTTTTATTACCCGTCTTTCATGATGAATTTTTGCAAGCAGGGAATTCGGTTTTTTACTTTCAGAGAAAGGTATTAAAAGATCGTTTGCTCAAAGATCCAGATTTGAAGGAAAAAAAACTGACTTTGGTTTTTGGAGACTCTCGTTCCTATCCTTTTTCAGAAATTGGAATCCCTGAACCCTATAAAAAAAATTGGACACTCTATAATTTCAGTAGCCCACAAGGAATTCCAATGAATTCCTATATTCAGTTCCAAGAAATATTGGAATCCGGTGTCACTCCTGATTTTCTCATTCTTTCCTTAAGTCCAGAGGCATTCGATGATTCCAAAGGATTTATTCTATCTCCATTTTTACGAATGGGATGTGATTCCAATTGCATTGAGACTGTTTGGGAAGATGTCCCATTCAAAGAAAAATGGGATTACCTTTTAGATCGAGTATTTGCCATCCGAAGTATTGAATTCAATTTATCTCTTTTTACGTCCAGGCTCAAACAGGGAAAACTAAAAGAATACAAATCTTCACACAACAAAGAATTCCAACTCATCAATTATACGAAGGGTGAATATTTGATGTATGGTGTACAATCCAATCCAATTGAAAAAATTAAAAATGATACAATTCGAATCGGGAATTTGTACATGAGATCCTATTCCATTGGGTCATCCCAATTTCCGTATGTAGAAAAAATATTAAAAATCACAAAAGAGAAAAAAATCAAAACCTTGGTATTGTGGCCAAAAGTTTTTCCAGAGTATTATTCTTATTATGAAAAATTTCATATAAAAGAAGTTTGGTGGGATAAAGTTGAAACATTGGCAAAACAATATGATGCAAAAACACTCAATTGGAATACGCCAAATACTTGTGATTTGTTTAATGATGCATCTCACCAATCTGCATTTTGTTTTGTAGACCAGATGAAAGAAATTTGGATCAATACCGCTGAAAAGTAG
- a CDS encoding pseudouridine synthase, whose protein sequence is MRINAFLAKLGLGSRRKVEELVLSGRVKINGSTITDLSFQVNEEDTILFDGKPVGKEEGFDSRPKIIAFNKPAGFLTSHEDKHHENTIFTLLPESFQKYNYAGRLDLDSRGLILLSIDGNFIQKVTHPKNKIDKEYIISLKQPVSWKKIAEEFMLGVREGGETLRALSVKPANVVPEKTQPGFTSYLSIVLKEGKKRQIRRMCKTKDLVVLDLYRIRIGKLDLRNFHLEEGKYKVVTEGQVLGNPSS, encoded by the coding sequence ATGAGGATCAATGCATTTCTTGCCAAATTAGGTTTAGGTTCCCGACGGAAAGTGGAAGAATTAGTCCTCTCGGGCCGGGTCAAAATCAATGGAAGTACGATCACCGATTTGTCCTTTCAGGTGAATGAGGAAGATACAATCCTATTCGATGGAAAACCGGTCGGAAAAGAGGAAGGATTTGACTCTAGACCAAAAATCATAGCGTTTAATAAACCAGCTGGGTTTCTCACCTCCCATGAAGACAAACACCATGAGAACACCATTTTCACCTTATTACCCGAATCGTTCCAAAAATACAATTATGCCGGTCGTTTGGATTTAGATTCAAGGGGACTTATCCTTTTGTCAATCGATGGGAATTTTATCCAAAAAGTAACACATCCCAAAAACAAAATCGATAAAGAATACATCATTAGTTTAAAACAGCCTGTGAGTTGGAAAAAAATTGCCGAAGAATTTATGTTAGGTGTTAGAGAAGGGGGAGAAACCCTACGTGCCCTTTCTGTAAAACCAGCCAATGTGGTTCCTGAAAAAACCCAACCTGGGTTTACAAGTTACCTTAGCATTGTCTTAAAAGAAGGGAAAAAAAGACAAATTCGCAGGATGTGTAAAACAAAGGATTTAGTTGTTCTTGATTTGTATCGAATTCGGATTGGTAAATTGGATCTTCGCAATTTTCATTTGGAAGAAGGAAAATACAAAGTGGTCACGGAAGGACAAGTTCTAGGGAATCCAAGTTCTTAA
- the lipA gene encoding lipoyl synthase yields MNPLKKKPRSKHLNPTQPLPDWMKVRVSFPKESDALSKVRAEVETKQLHTVCESASCPNLNHCWNRKTATYMLAGDICTRRCQYCDVAFGKPKSLDIDEPEKVARSVEALGLKHVVLTAVNRDDLKDGGANHFAETITKIKTYQPECSIEVLIPDFKAKEESLQILYAAKPNIINHNIETVERLFPTITPQKNYRRSLEVLAHIAKHGFLTKSGLILGLGETEEDVNQCLQDLYDHGVRMLTIGQYLQPGPTHYPVQSFIPPETFQMWKETAYKIGFKTVASGPLVRSSYHADEYFTEDSLNLPKE; encoded by the coding sequence ATGAATCCACTAAAAAAGAAACCTCGCTCAAAACATTTGAACCCCACCCAACCTCTCCCGGATTGGATGAAGGTGCGAGTGAGTTTCCCAAAAGAGTCAGATGCCTTGTCAAAAGTTCGGGCGGAAGTGGAAACCAAACAATTACACACTGTTTGTGAGTCGGCAAGTTGCCCAAACCTCAACCATTGTTGGAACCGAAAGACAGCTACCTATATGTTGGCAGGAGATATTTGCACAAGACGCTGCCAATACTGCGATGTGGCCTTTGGAAAACCAAAATCCCTAGACATTGATGAACCAGAAAAAGTCGCAAGGTCTGTCGAAGCACTGGGACTTAAACATGTTGTTCTCACGGCAGTCAACCGAGATGATTTAAAAGATGGTGGGGCAAACCACTTCGCAGAAACCATCACAAAAATCAAAACCTACCAACCAGAATGTTCGATCGAAGTTCTCATCCCTGATTTTAAGGCCAAAGAAGAATCCTTACAAATTCTGTATGCTGCAAAACCCAATATCATCAACCATAACATTGAAACTGTGGAACGACTTTTTCCCACCATCACTCCCCAAAAAAATTACCGAAGGTCCCTCGAAGTTTTAGCACATATTGCAAAACATGGATTCCTCACAAAAAGTGGACTGATCCTTGGACTTGGGGAAACAGAAGAAGATGTGAACCAATGTTTACAGGATTTGTACGATCATGGAGTACGAATGTTGACCATTGGGCAATACTTACAACCGGGCCCAACTCATTACCCAGTCCAAAGTTTCATTCCCCCTGAAACATTCCAAATGTGGAAAGAAACTGCTTACAAAATTGGATTTAAGACGGTCGCATCTGGACCGCTCGTCCGCTCCTCTTACCATGCAGACGAATATTTTACTGAGGATTCTCTGAATCTACCGAAAGAGTAG
- a CDS encoding lipoprotein LipL45 yields MKASKLTIMGLALLFTGLTVCKKPEAEVSEAPKKPADLSAVVVFAVGDSKIQHADQTEEKAQLGALLKTGDNVVTGDNGKVDIQFADGSSIRISPKSAIDFAKLSQDNAGTTDTQIALVSGKVFAKVNKAKKEDNFTVVTPTAIAGVRGTSFIVESAEGKPAKVKVVEGAVAFAPRVPALEKLSEEEISKNTELKKLQESIAKAEVILEKDQASTQSAKSAELAKSADIQSLDLSKAFKTAEKEKLVVESAKLTKNEEQEIKTIVTVDKQTAQEIVKLSESAQTEKLDELKKQEIDTKKQAIEKEVAKRQEEEKKKFEESLASQPKDFKSKKDIVNYYERIEKIVLVDGKTVIGAIINQENGQLIVHTENGVKKIDMDNVEEVIYDLQQKSKF; encoded by the coding sequence ATGAAAGCATCGAAACTAACCATCATGGGACTTGCGCTTCTTTTCACTGGGCTTACAGTTTGTAAGAAACCAGAAGCAGAAGTATCAGAAGCACCTAAAAAACCTGCAGACTTATCTGCGGTAGTCGTATTTGCGGTAGGAGATTCTAAAATCCAACACGCAGACCAAACGGAAGAAAAAGCACAACTTGGTGCCCTTCTGAAAACAGGGGATAATGTAGTCACAGGCGACAATGGAAAAGTAGACATCCAATTTGCAGATGGCTCGAGCATTCGTATCTCTCCAAAGTCCGCGATTGACTTTGCAAAACTTTCTCAAGACAACGCTGGAACAACAGACACTCAAATTGCTCTTGTTTCCGGAAAAGTATTCGCGAAAGTTAACAAAGCTAAGAAAGAAGACAACTTTACTGTCGTAACACCAACTGCAATTGCGGGTGTGCGAGGAACTTCTTTCATCGTAGAATCTGCTGAAGGAAAACCAGCGAAAGTGAAAGTGGTTGAAGGTGCAGTAGCATTTGCTCCACGTGTTCCAGCGTTAGAAAAACTTTCTGAAGAAGAGATTTCAAAAAACACTGAACTAAAAAAACTACAAGAGTCTATTGCAAAGGCTGAAGTGATCTTGGAAAAAGACCAAGCTTCTACTCAATCAGCAAAATCTGCAGAACTTGCAAAGTCAGCTGACATTCAATCTTTGGATTTATCAAAAGCATTCAAAACTGCTGAGAAAGAAAAACTCGTAGTGGAAAGTGCAAAACTTACTAAAAACGAAGAACAAGAAATCAAAACGATCGTGACTGTTGACAAACAGACAGCTCAAGAGATTGTCAAACTTAGTGAATCAGCTCAAACTGAGAAACTCGATGAATTGAAAAAACAAGAAATCGACACTAAAAAACAAGCGATCGAAAAAGAAGTAGCGAAACGACAAGAAGAAGAGAAGAAAAAATTCGAAGAATCTTTAGCTAGCCAACCAAAAGATTTCAAATCTAAAAAAGACATCGTAAACTACTACGAAAGAATCGAAAAAATCGTGTTAGTCGATGGAAAAACAGTGATTGGTGCAATCATCAACCAAGAAAATGGTCAATTGATTGTTCACACTGAAAATGGTGTTAAGAAAATTGATATGGACAATGTAGAAGAAGTCATTTACGACCTTCAACAAAAATCCAAATTCTAA